Proteins found in one Oribacterium sp. oral taxon 102 genomic segment:
- a CDS encoding Sapep family Mn(2+)-dependent dipeptidase yields MNEKVNTWIEAHQRELIEDIRALCAIPSVRGAAKEGMPFGEGPYRSLHYALGLCRKYGFETKNYENYVGAADFDASLPRTLDILAHTDVVPAGEGWTVTEPFQVVERDGRIYGRGVSDDKGPLLCALYAMRALKECSVSLKKGVRLIVGADEECGSSDIVKYYAAEPEAEMTFSPDGEFPLINIEKGQFRGTLRKRYQEHNAVRLLSMQAGVALNAVPQRAELRFQGLEPASYPDILASVERDCGVELHASGDTVTVTGVSAHASTPENGRNAGLAALCLLTRLPLPESELLSAVRTLLRLFPYQVTDGSGIGIRMEDPESHALSCTLDLFSIAEGEMEFSFDARTPVMATKENCEEQARRVIEAAGFAFTTPGMIPPHVVPSDSAFVQKLLGAYEAVTGLRGECLAIGGGTYVHELKNGVAFGAVLPGIDTKMHGADEFFDLDNMLLATKVYAEAILALCG; encoded by the coding sequence ATGAATGAGAAGGTAAATACGTGGATAGAAGCGCACCAGAGAGAGCTGATCGAGGATATCAGGGCACTCTGTGCCATCCCCTCTGTTCGGGGGGCGGCGAAGGAGGGGATGCCCTTCGGAGAGGGGCCGTACCGCTCGCTGCATTATGCACTCGGGCTTTGCCGGAAGTATGGCTTCGAGACGAAGAACTATGAGAACTATGTCGGCGCGGCGGACTTCGATGCCTCGCTGCCGCGAACCCTCGACATCCTCGCGCACACGGATGTCGTTCCGGCAGGCGAGGGATGGACGGTAACAGAGCCGTTTCAGGTCGTGGAGAGGGACGGGCGAATCTACGGACGAGGGGTATCGGACGACAAGGGCCCGCTGCTCTGCGCGCTCTATGCGATGCGTGCGCTGAAGGAGTGTAGCGTCAGCCTGAAAAAGGGCGTGCGTCTGATCGTCGGTGCGGATGAGGAGTGCGGAAGCTCTGACATTGTGAAATACTATGCAGCGGAGCCGGAGGCGGAGATGACCTTCTCCCCGGACGGAGAATTCCCGCTGATTAACATTGAGAAGGGACAGTTCCGGGGAACGCTCCGGAAGCGCTATCAGGAGCATAATGCGGTGCGGCTTCTGTCCATGCAGGCGGGCGTCGCGCTGAATGCGGTGCCGCAGAGGGCAGAGCTTCGTTTTCAAGGGCTGGAGCCTGCATCTTACCCGGATATTCTCGCTTCGGTGGAGCGGGACTGCGGGGTGGAGCTCCATGCTTCGGGCGATACGGTCACGGTAACCGGCGTATCTGCCCATGCCTCTACGCCGGAAAACGGAAGAAACGCGGGGCTTGCCGCGCTCTGCCTGCTGACGAGGCTCCCGCTGCCCGAGTCCGAGCTGCTTTCCGCCGTGCGGACGCTGCTGCGGCTCTTCCCCTATCAGGTGACGGACGGCTCCGGCATCGGGATCCGGATGGAGGATCCGGAGAGCCATGCGCTGAGCTGCACGCTCGATCTCTTCTCCATCGCCGAGGGTGAAATGGAGTTTTCCTTTGACGCGAGAACGCCGGTCATGGCGACGAAGGAGAACTGCGAGGAGCAGGCGCGCCGTGTGATTGAGGCGGCGGGCTTTGCCTTCACGACGCCGGGTATGATCCCGCCGCATGTCGTGCCGTCGGATTCTGCATTCGTGCAGAAGCTCCTCGGCGCATATGAAGCGGTGACGGGGCTGCGGGGCGAGTGTCTCGCGATCGGCGGCGGTACCTATGTCCATGAGCTGAAAAACGGCGTCGCCTTCGGCGCGGTGCTGCCGGGCATCGATACCAAAATGCATGGTGCAGACGAGTTTTTCGATCTTGACAATATGCTGCTCGCGACGAAGGTCTATGCAGAGGCGATCCTCGCGCTCTGCGGCTAG
- a CDS encoding MetQ/NlpA family ABC transporter substrate-binding protein, producing the protein MKKRVSVILAAVLAAAALAGCGGKAAEVSTAASEVSTAAESSTASVSKTEETSAAPAESVSIKIGATPSPHAEILEAAKEALAAEGVNIDIVVYNDYVQPNKAVDDGELQANFFQHQPYLDNFNEENGTHVVSIGKVHYEPFGIYAGKSKDLTNIADGAQIAVPNDTTNEARALLLLEDNGIIKLRDGAGLTATKQDIVENPHKVEILEVEAAQIPRSIESVDFAAMNGNYAIDAGFKPSDALAQENAQSEAAQTFANVIAVAEKDKDAEWAKKLVKVLQSDEIVKFIDDTYEGGVIAIH; encoded by the coding sequence ATGAAGAAGAGAGTATCGGTGATTCTGGCAGCTGTACTTGCGGCGGCAGCTCTGGCAGGCTGCGGCGGGAAGGCGGCGGAGGTCAGCACAGCGGCATCAGAGGTCAGCACAGCTGCGGAGAGCAGTACGGCTTCTGTGTCGAAGACAGAGGAGACGAGCGCAGCTCCGGCAGAGAGCGTAAGCATCAAGATTGGTGCGACGCCGAGCCCGCATGCAGAGATCCTTGAGGCAGCGAAGGAGGCGCTCGCTGCGGAGGGTGTCAACATTGACATCGTCGTTTACAATGACTATGTGCAGCCGAACAAGGCAGTGGACGACGGGGAGCTTCAGGCGAACTTCTTTCAGCACCAGCCGTACCTCGACAATTTCAACGAGGAGAACGGGACGCATGTGGTATCGATCGGAAAGGTTCATTATGAGCCGTTCGGGATCTATGCCGGAAAGTCCAAGGATCTTACGAATATCGCGGACGGCGCGCAGATCGCGGTGCCGAACGATACGACCAACGAGGCGAGAGCGCTGCTGCTCCTGGAGGACAACGGCATCATCAAGCTTCGTGACGGTGCAGGGCTGACCGCGACGAAGCAGGACATCGTGGAGAACCCGCACAAGGTGGAGATTCTCGAGGTTGAGGCGGCGCAGATTCCGCGCTCCATCGAGTCCGTAGACTTCGCGGCAATGAACGGAAACTACGCGATTGATGCCGGCTTCAAGCCGAGCGACGCGCTGGCACAGGAGAATGCGCAGTCCGAGGCGGCGCAGACCTTCGCCAATGTGATCGCGGTCGCAGAGAAGGATAAGGATGCCGAGTGGGCGAAGAAGCTTGTGAAGGTGCTCCAGTCCGACGAGATCGTGAAGTTTATCGACGATACCTATGAGGGCGGCGTCATCGCTATCCACTGA
- a CDS encoding methionine ABC transporter ATP-binding protein, with protein sequence MADYIIELKNIGKTFHTSSGDVTALDDISLGIRRGTIQGIIGLSGAGKSTLVRCINYLEIPTSGQVLFEGRSLGDMNAKQVRETRREMGMIFQQFNLLEQRTLLHNVTFPLEIAGKNKKEARERALELLKLVGLEDRVRNYPSQLSGGQKQRVAIARALATNPKVLLCDEATSALDPKTTKQILELLKRINKELGVTVIIITHQMSVVEAICDEVAIIDRSQIAEAGAVSEVFHNPRSEIGRKLILGEENSSVSFDGSGRKLRIVFDGRKASEPILADMILSCRTTVNILFANTRQVGEEAVGQMVVELSEKEDEAGRVLDYLRSRGIRFEEVR encoded by the coding sequence ATGGCAGACTATATCATAGAACTGAAAAATATAGGAAAAACCTTCCATACCTCCTCCGGCGATGTGACAGCGCTGGATGATATCAGCCTCGGCATCCGGCGGGGAACGATACAGGGGATCATCGGCTTATCCGGCGCAGGCAAGTCCACGCTGGTGCGCTGCATCAACTATCTGGAGATTCCGACGAGCGGACAGGTGCTCTTCGAGGGAAGAAGCCTCGGAGACATGAATGCGAAGCAGGTACGGGAGACCCGCCGGGAGATGGGAATGATCTTCCAGCAGTTTAATCTTCTGGAGCAGAGGACGCTCCTCCATAATGTCACCTTCCCGCTGGAGATCGCGGGGAAGAACAAGAAGGAGGCGCGGGAGAGGGCGCTGGAGCTCCTGAAGCTGGTCGGACTGGAGGATCGGGTGCGGAATTACCCCTCTCAGCTCTCCGGCGGGCAGAAGCAGAGGGTAGCGATCGCGAGAGCCCTCGCCACGAATCCGAAGGTGCTGCTCTGTGATGAGGCGACCTCCGCGCTGGATCCGAAGACGACGAAGCAGATTCTCGAGCTTCTGAAGCGGATCAATAAGGAGCTTGGCGTCACCGTTATCATCATTACCCATCAGATGTCGGTGGTCGAGGCAATCTGTGACGAGGTGGCGATCATTGATCGCTCTCAGATCGCAGAGGCAGGCGCGGTTTCCGAGGTCTTCCACAACCCGAGGAGCGAGATCGGCAGGAAGCTGATTCTCGGAGAGGAGAACAGCAGCGTCAGCTTCGACGGCAGCGGCAGGAAGCTCCGCATCGTCTTCGACGGCAGGAAAGCATCCGAGCCGATTCTCGCGGATATGATCCTGAGCTGCCGCACGACGGTAAATATCCTCTTTGCCAATACCCGGCAGGTCGGGGAGGAAGCGGTCGGACAGATGGTGGTGGAGCTTTCGGAGAAGGAAGACGAAGCAGGCAGAGTGCTGGACTATCTTCGGAGCCGCGGCATCCGTTTTGAGGAGGTGAGATAA
- the ftsZ gene encoding cell division protein FtsZ, with amino-acid sequence MLEIKLPESEAAAKIIVVGVGGAGNNAVNRMVDEGIAGVEFIGVNTDRQALQFSKAPNTMQIGEKLTKGLGCGGRPEMGTKAAEESAEDLSAALQGADMVFVTCGMGGGTGTGAAPVIAKVAKDMGILTVGVVTKPFRFEARQRMANAMRGIETLKDAVDTLIVIPNDRLLEIVDRRTTMPDALKKADEVLQQAVQGITDLINVPGLINLDFADVSSVMKDKGIAHVGIGKAKGDEKAIEAVKEAISSPLLETTIEGASDVIINISGDISLIEANEAASYVEELAGENANIIFGAMYDENAQDEATITVIATGIREGGAAAETQKAAAEAPAQRVPSSVPNFLGTNPVLNFERPTVPMAQSVQQQAAPGVNPAFPQEPQSPSTSQPSVSRPQTTKEMSINIPDFLRNRR; translated from the coding sequence ATGCTGGAAATTAAACTTCCTGAGTCAGAGGCTGCCGCGAAGATTATCGTCGTAGGCGTAGGTGGCGCAGGCAACAACGCGGTCAATCGGATGGTCGACGAGGGCATTGCCGGCGTTGAGTTCATTGGTGTAAATACAGATAGACAGGCACTGCAGTTCAGCAAGGCTCCGAATACGATGCAGATCGGGGAGAAGCTGACGAAGGGCTTAGGCTGCGGCGGCAGGCCGGAGATGGGGACGAAGGCGGCAGAGGAGAGCGCAGAGGATCTGAGTGCAGCGCTGCAGGGCGCGGATATGGTATTCGTAACCTGCGGCATGGGCGGCGGAACGGGTACCGGTGCGGCTCCCGTCATCGCCAAGGTGGCGAAGGATATGGGGATTCTGACGGTCGGCGTCGTGACGAAGCCGTTCCGCTTCGAGGCGCGGCAGAGGATGGCGAATGCGATGCGCGGCATCGAGACGCTGAAGGATGCCGTAGATACGTTGATCGTGATCCCGAACGACAGACTCCTCGAGATCGTAGACCGCCGGACGACGATGCCGGACGCACTGAAGAAGGCGGATGAGGTGCTCCAGCAGGCGGTGCAGGGCATCACAGACCTGATCAATGTGCCGGGGCTCATCAATCTCGATTTTGCGGATGTCTCCTCTGTGATGAAGGACAAGGGCATCGCCCACGTCGGCATCGGCAAGGCGAAGGGCGACGAGAAGGCGATCGAGGCGGTGAAGGAGGCGATTTCCTCTCCGCTTCTGGAGACCACGATCGAGGGCGCGAGCGACGTCATCATCAATATTTCCGGCGATATCAGCCTGATCGAGGCGAATGAAGCCGCTTCCTATGTGGAGGAGCTCGCCGGTGAGAACGCGAACATTATCTTCGGCGCGATGTATGACGAGAACGCACAGGACGAGGCGACCATTACGGTGATTGCGACAGGCATCCGGGAGGGAGGCGCTGCGGCAGAGACGCAGAAGGCGGCAGCGGAGGCTCCGGCACAGAGAGTGCCGTCGAGCGTGCCGAACTTCCTCGGGACGAATCCGGTGCTGAATTTCGAGAGACCGACCGTTCCGATGGCGCAGTCCGTACAGCAGCAGGCAGCACCGGGAGTGAATCCTGCGTTCCCGCAGGAGCCGCAGAGCCCGAGCACGTCACAGCCCAGTGTGTCGAGACCGCAGACGACCAAGGAGATGTCTATCAACATCCCGGACTTCCTTCGGAACAGACGTTGA
- the rlmB gene encoding 23S rRNA (guanosine(2251)-2'-O)-methyltransferase RlmB — MRDEAFTLIGRNPVLEAFRAGKTIDHLFVQDGLREGPISTILREAKKHDTTVDFVKRSRLEEIAGGESHQGVIAYLASFRYYTVEEILDYAGERGEEPFVFILDGIEDPHNLGAMIRTANLCGAHGVIIRERRAVGLTGTVAKSSAGALNYTRVAKVTNIGNTIDALKQRGLWFVCADMEGETMYRLNLRGAIGLVVGSEGEGVSRLVREKCDMRAAIPMRGDIDSLNASVACGVLAYEILRQRHYE, encoded by the coding sequence ATGAGAGATGAAGCGTTTACACTGATCGGCAGGAACCCGGTGCTGGAGGCATTCCGTGCCGGAAAGACGATCGACCACCTGTTTGTGCAGGACGGACTTCGGGAGGGACCGATTTCGACGATCCTGCGGGAAGCGAAGAAGCATGATACGACGGTGGACTTCGTGAAGAGATCCCGGCTGGAAGAGATCGCCGGAGGAGAATCGCATCAGGGGGTGATCGCCTACCTTGCTTCCTTCCGCTATTATACGGTGGAGGAAATTCTGGACTATGCCGGAGAGCGGGGCGAGGAGCCCTTCGTGTTCATACTGGACGGGATCGAGGATCCGCACAATCTCGGCGCGATGATTCGCACCGCCAATCTCTGCGGTGCACACGGTGTCATTATACGAGAGAGGAGAGCGGTCGGGCTGACCGGCACGGTGGCGAAGAGCAGCGCGGGAGCGCTGAACTATACCCGCGTCGCGAAGGTCACGAATATCGGCAACACGATCGATGCGCTGAAGCAGCGGGGGCTCTGGTTCGTCTGTGCGGATATGGAGGGAGAGACGATGTACCGTCTGAATCTCAGGGGGGCGATCGGACTCGTGGTCGGAAGTGAGGGGGAGGGCGTTTCCCGTCTCGTGCGGGAAAAGTGCGATATGCGCGCAGCGATCCCGATGCGGGGAGACATTGATTCCCTCAATGCCTCCGTTGCCTGCGGCGTGCTCGCCTATGAGATCCTCCGGCAGAGGCACTATGAATAA
- a CDS encoding YoaK family protein, whose translation MNKERAEEYFLECERVWVFWALMFVGGYYGGYTYNIRGGVFANAQTANLLLLAMNLGKGNFGEAVYYLIPFTAYFSGIVISEVLAKEIKRFQALRWDTLLVGVELLAVLLLGLLPAEAPDQICQVSLNFLCAMQFNTFRQAEGIGMATTFCTNHLRQFGSFFVRYLRSRERSVLRKFVLHGSMLLLFMLGVVAATLGCRFAGYRSIWGAGLVLLFVFLRLLYADRTYERDLLQKTPHGH comes from the coding sequence ATGAATAAGGAAAGAGCGGAAGAATATTTTCTGGAATGCGAGCGGGTCTGGGTCTTCTGGGCACTGATGTTTGTCGGAGGCTACTACGGCGGTTATACCTATAATATCCGCGGGGGTGTCTTTGCGAATGCGCAGACGGCGAATCTCCTGCTGCTTGCGATGAATCTCGGAAAAGGAAATTTCGGAGAGGCGGTCTACTATCTGATCCCGTTTACGGCGTATTTCAGTGGCATCGTGATCTCGGAGGTGCTTGCGAAGGAGATCAAGCGCTTTCAGGCGCTGCGCTGGGATACGCTCCTCGTCGGCGTCGAGCTGCTGGCAGTGCTCCTGCTCGGACTCCTGCCTGCGGAAGCACCGGATCAGATCTGCCAGGTCAGCCTGAACTTTCTTTGTGCCATGCAGTTCAATACCTTCCGGCAGGCGGAGGGCATCGGTATGGCGACAACCTTCTGCACCAACCATCTCCGGCAGTTCGGCTCCTTTTTCGTGCGCTATCTGCGGAGCAGGGAGCGTTCTGTCCTTCGGAAATTCGTCCTGCACGGCTCGATGCTGCTTCTCTTCATGCTGGGTGTGGTCGCAGCAACGCTCGGCTGCCGCTTCGCGGGCTATCGGAGCATCTGGGGTGCAGGTCTTGTGCTGCTTTTTGTGTTTCTGCGTCTGCTCTATGCGGACAGAACCTACGAGCGGGATCTGCTGCAAAAGACACCGCACGGGCACTAG
- a CDS encoding peptide chain release factor 3: MPDLRQEIEKRRTFAIISHPDAGKTTLTEKFLLYGGAINLAGTVKGRKATRHAVSDWMEIEKERGISVTSSVLQFNYAGKCINILDTPGHQDFSEDTYRTLMAADSAVMVIDGAKGVEPQTIKLFKVCVMRRIPIFTFINKFDRETRDPYELLDEIEGVLGIRTCPVNWPIGCGHNFKGVYDRNTERVELFTAAAGGTREVEMAEYDMHDDALPAVLTQEYYEKLREDLELLDGASDDFDQERVNRGDLTPVFFGSALTNFGVQTFLEHFLRMTQTPLPRISDQGIVDPVKESFSAFVFKIQANMDPRHRDRVAFMRICSGAFEAGMEVNHVQGGRKVKLSQPTQMMADERKIVERAYAGDIIGIFDPGVFSIGDTLELSSKKFRFEGIPTFAPEHFARVRQIDTMKRKQFLKGISQIAQEGAIQIFQEYNTGMEEIIVGVVGVLQFEVLTYRLKNEYNVEVRMETLPYEYIRWIENWTEVDAAHLNGTSDMKLVKDLKDRPLLLFAHEWSVGMVLDRNKGLRLTEFSRN; the protein is encoded by the coding sequence ATGCCAGATTTAAGACAAGAAATCGAGAAAAGACGAACGTTCGCAATCATTTCCCACCCGGATGCAGGTAAGACCACTCTGACGGAGAAGTTCCTGCTCTATGGCGGAGCCATCAATCTCGCGGGGACGGTGAAGGGCAGGAAGGCGACCAGGCATGCGGTGTCTGACTGGATGGAGATCGAGAAGGAGAGAGGCATATCAGTCACCTCCTCCGTGCTGCAGTTCAACTATGCCGGGAAATGCATCAACATTCTGGATACGCCGGGACATCAGGACTTCTCGGAGGACACCTACCGTACGCTGATGGCAGCGGACAGCGCCGTCATGGTGATCGATGGGGCGAAGGGCGTGGAGCCGCAGACCATCAAGCTCTTCAAGGTCTGCGTGATGCGCCGTATCCCGATCTTCACCTTCATTAACAAGTTCGACCGGGAGACGCGGGATCCCTACGAGCTGCTGGATGAGATCGAGGGCGTGCTCGGCATCCGGACCTGTCCGGTCAACTGGCCGATCGGCTGCGGGCACAACTTCAAGGGTGTCTATGACCGGAATACGGAGAGAGTCGAGCTCTTCACGGCAGCCGCGGGAGGGACGAGGGAGGTAGAAATGGCGGAGTATGACATGCATGACGACGCGCTGCCCGCTGTCCTGACGCAGGAATACTATGAGAAGCTGCGGGAGGATCTGGAGCTTCTGGACGGTGCGTCGGATGATTTCGATCAGGAACGGGTGAACCGCGGAGATCTGACACCGGTCTTCTTCGGCTCTGCGCTGACGAACTTCGGCGTGCAGACCTTTCTGGAGCATTTCCTCCGAATGACGCAGACACCGCTGCCGAGGATATCGGATCAGGGCATCGTCGATCCGGTAAAGGAGAGCTTCTCTGCCTTCGTCTTCAAGATTCAGGCAAATATGGATCCGCGGCACAGAGACCGCGTGGCATTCATGCGGATCTGCTCCGGTGCGTTCGAGGCAGGCATGGAAGTCAATCATGTGCAGGGCGGCAGGAAGGTCAAGCTTTCGCAGCCGACGCAGATGATGGCGGACGAACGGAAGATCGTGGAGCGGGCATATGCCGGGGATATCATCGGCATCTTCGATCCCGGTGTCTTCTCCATCGGAGATACGCTGGAGCTCTCTTCGAAGAAATTCCGCTTTGAGGGCATCCCGACCTTCGCACCGGAGCACTTCGCCCGTGTCAGGCAGATCGACACCATGAAGCGTAAGCAGTTCCTGAAGGGCATCTCGCAGATCGCGCAGGAGGGCGCGATCCAGATCTTTCAGGAGTACAATACAGGTATGGAGGAAATCATCGTCGGCGTCGTCGGCGTGCTGCAGTTCGAGGTGCTGACGTACCGGCTGAAGAATGAGTACAATGTAGAAGTGCGGATGGAGACGCTGCCCTACGAGTACATCCGTTGGATCGAGAACTGGACGGAGGTGGACGCGGCGCATCTGAACGGCACCTCGGATATGAAGCTTGTGAAGGATCTGAAGGATCGGCCGCTGCTGCTCTTCGCGCACGAGTGGTCGGTCGGTATGGTGCTGGATCGGAACAAGGGACTCCGGCTGACGGAGTTTTCCCGGAACTGA
- a CDS encoding Mini-ribonuclease 3 has translation MEQSLNSDFLRRYRECFDLHTPELQQTSPLALAYLGDCLYDLAAREYVLCHFPGNVNRMNTEKKKLVCAAAQAEIMGYLIGQGLLSTEELSVYRRGRNHKSESHSKNSSIQDYRRATGFEALIGYLYLREDFGRMLELVSRGMRHLLETEKESRAGRET, from the coding sequence GTGGAGCAGAGCCTGAATTCGGATTTTCTGAGGCGCTACCGGGAATGCTTCGACCTGCATACACCGGAGCTGCAGCAGACCTCACCGCTGGCGCTTGCCTATCTGGGGGACTGCCTCTATGACCTCGCCGCGCGGGAATATGTGCTCTGCCATTTCCCGGGGAATGTGAATCGCATGAATACAGAGAAGAAAAAGCTGGTCTGCGCCGCCGCACAGGCAGAGATCATGGGGTATCTGATCGGACAGGGGCTGCTCAGCACAGAGGAGCTGTCCGTATACCGGCGCGGGCGGAATCATAAGTCAGAGAGTCATTCGAAGAATTCCTCGATACAGGATTATCGCAGAGCGACAGGCTTCGAGGCGCTGATCGGCTATCTCTATCTCCGGGAGGATTTCGGCAGGATGCTGGAGCTTGTGTCGCGGGGCATGAGACACCTGCTGGAGACAGAGAAGGAGTCCCGGGCGGGGCGGGAAACGTGA
- the cysS gene encoding cysteine--tRNA ligase: protein MKIYNTLSRRKEEFLPIEPGRIRMYVCGPTVYNLIHIGNARPMIVFDTFRRYMEYCGYEVTYVSNYTDVDDKIIRRAMEEGTDCATITRQCIADVEKDMADLNIEPASAHPRATEEIDGMIELIRNLVEHGHAYVAKDGTVYYDTASFAHYGELSHKNMDELQSGLRELKVSGEEDKRHPTDFVLWKPKKEGEPFWASPWCEGRPGWHTECAVMAPKYCGGRLDIHAGGEDLVFPHHENEIAQYEAAHHEHFANYWMHNAFININNKKMSKSLGNFFTVRDITARYDPMVLRFYMLSAHYRSPLNFSDELMESAKASLSRILTAIERLRELSGKLPERALNREEAAAVRQAEAEAERFREKMDDDLNTADAITAIFELVRLSNSAVREDSAEGLRHFLLGTLEQLNAVLGIRTERRPETLDSEIEALIEERQEARRGRDFARADAIRDQLLAMGIVLKDTREGVKWSRA from the coding sequence ATGAAAATATACAATACCCTATCCAGAAGAAAGGAAGAATTCCTGCCGATCGAGCCGGGCAGAATCCGGATGTATGTCTGCGGACCGACCGTTTACAATCTGATTCATATCGGGAACGCCCGTCCGATGATCGTCTTCGATACCTTCCGCCGCTATATGGAATATTGCGGCTATGAGGTGACTTACGTCTCGAACTATACCGATGTGGACGACAAGATCATCCGCCGGGCGATGGAGGAGGGAACCGACTGCGCGACAATCACGCGGCAGTGCATCGCCGACGTGGAGAAGGATATGGCGGATCTGAATATCGAGCCGGCATCCGCACATCCGAGGGCTACGGAGGAGATCGACGGGATGATCGAGCTGATCCGGAATCTCGTGGAGCATGGACATGCATATGTGGCGAAGGACGGGACGGTCTACTATGATACGGCTTCCTTCGCGCACTATGGGGAACTCTCGCACAAGAACATGGATGAGCTCCAGTCCGGGCTTCGGGAGCTCAAGGTCAGCGGGGAGGAGGACAAGCGGCATCCGACCGACTTCGTGCTCTGGAAGCCGAAGAAGGAGGGGGAGCCGTTCTGGGCGTCTCCATGGTGCGAGGGGCGTCCGGGCTGGCATACGGAGTGCGCGGTCATGGCACCGAAATACTGCGGCGGGCGGCTGGATATCCATGCGGGCGGCGAGGATCTCGTCTTCCCGCATCACGAGAATGAGATTGCGCAGTATGAGGCGGCGCATCACGAGCACTTCGCGAACTACTGGATGCACAATGCCTTCATTAACATCAACAATAAGAAAATGTCGAAGTCGCTCGGCAATTTCTTCACCGTCCGGGACATCACGGCGCGCTATGATCCGATGGTGCTTCGCTTCTATATGCTTTCCGCCCATTACCGGAGCCCGCTGAATTTTTCGGACGAGCTGATGGAGTCCGCGAAGGCGAGCCTCAGCCGGATATTGACAGCGATCGAGCGCCTGCGGGAGCTTTCGGGGAAGCTTCCGGAGAGAGCGCTGAACAGGGAGGAGGCAGCGGCAGTGCGGCAGGCGGAGGCAGAGGCAGAGCGCTTCCGGGAGAAGATGGATGACGACTTGAATACCGCGGATGCCATCACGGCGATCTTCGAGCTGGTGCGTCTTTCGAACAGCGCCGTCCGGGAGGACAGCGCCGAGGGGCTTCGCCATTTCCTCTTAGGGACGCTGGAGCAGCTGAATGCAGTGCTCGGCATTCGGACAGAGCGGAGGCCGGAGACGCTGGACAGCGAGATCGAGGCATTGATCGAGGAGAGACAGGAGGCGCGGAGGGGCAGAGACTTTGCACGGGCAGACGCGATTCGGGATCAGCTGCTTGCGATGGGGATTGTCTTGAAGGATACGAGAGAGGGTGTGAAGTGGAGCAGAGCCTGA
- a CDS encoding methionine ABC transporter permease encodes MSQSVSMYLSETWATLYMVLLSSAISYAIGIPLGVILVITGKDSIAPCRPVNAVLGFLTNIFRTIPFLILLVMVLPITKLLVGTTLGSKAVIPPLVIASAPYIGRMVESSLREVSAGVIEAAKSMGASNWQIITKVLLPEAKPSLLIGAAICITTIISYSAMAGFLGGGGLGAIALNYGYYRYQTDIMLISVVILILIVEIVQEFWTRLANATDKRAK; translated from the coding sequence ATGTCACAGAGCGTCAGTATGTATCTCAGCGAGACCTGGGCAACATTGTATATGGTTCTTCTGTCCAGCGCGATTTCCTACGCGATCGGCATTCCGCTCGGCGTGATTCTCGTCATTACCGGGAAGGACAGCATCGCGCCGTGCCGCCCGGTCAACGCCGTACTCGGCTTTCTGACCAATATTTTCCGGACGATTCCGTTCCTGATCCTGCTGGTCATGGTGCTGCCGATCACGAAGCTGCTGGTGGGGACGACCCTCGGCTCGAAGGCGGTCATCCCGCCGCTCGTCATCGCCTCCGCGCCCTACATCGGCAGGATGGTGGAGTCCTCACTCCGCGAGGTGAGCGCCGGTGTGATCGAGGCGGCGAAGTCTATGGGGGCGAGTAACTGGCAGATCATTACGAAGGTGCTGCTGCCGGAGGCGAAGCCGAGTCTTCTGATCGGTGCGGCAATCTGCATTACAACCATCATCAGCTATTCGGCGATGGCAGGCTTCCTCGGCGGCGGCGGTCTCGGTGCGATCGCGCTGAATTACGGCTACTACCGTTACCAGACAGACATCATGCTGATTTCCGTGGTGATACTGATTCTTATCGTAGAGATCGTACAGGAATTCTGGACCCGGCTCGCGAACGCGACCGATAAGAGAGCGAAATAA